In one window of Paraflavitalea soli DNA:
- a CDS encoding glycosyl hydrolase 115 family protein, producing MKQKPTLRWAALRRCLAARQSDSPLSLKQLSLGITLCLLTMGSYAQSLVDDKPSNNTFSLAGVVICVDPRDEALVQQAAKCLQQDIEMVTGVKPSISSGITQQPVIIIGTLASSSLIKAAGKERKLPLTALQNKWEGYLIQTAGNRIVIAGSDRRGAAYGVFELSKQLGISPWYWWADVPVIKKKDLYIKKGVTLTDAPKVKYRGIFINDEAPALSGWSKEKFGGFNHLFYEKVFELILRLKGNYLWPAMWGNAFYDDDSLNIKMADRYGIVIGTSHHEPLMRAHDEWRRYGKGKWNYDSNEVKLKEFWRGGMQRATNEKIVSIGMRGDGDEPMSRQTATALLERIVKDQRQIIEEVTRKPASETPQLWALYKEVQDYYDKGMRVPDDVTLLLCDDNWGNIRKLPKPDETPRKGGYGIYYHFDYVGGPRNYKWLNTNPIARVWEQMHLAWEYKAREIWIVNVGDIKPMEFPISFFLDYAWNPDAIGPADLQRYTERWAARQFGAAYASQIADIISRYTKYNGRRKPELLDANTYSLATYEWEKVVDDYNELLKKATAIGQALPAASQDAYFQLVLHPVKACANLYEMYYNVALNKAANAHDLPGANIYADKVKELYANDSIITAQYHSLNNGKWNQMMSQTHIGYTYWQQPNRQSMPEVKYMTGTNASRLPDGGEKDVKVASIPASVTGHVFYEVELSGVSIGADHYTRAINTPDIKWQVLSDHGRTGAAITPFPVTAKPQKPGGNSPHLEYDIYTFGKGEASINAYFSPTLNFHNTAEGLQYAISVDDEAPQIISINKEDSNVRTWEKWVANNIIIKTSSHVISQPGRHVVKYWMVSPAVVVQKLVVKTGKQEDSYLGPPETRLNRD from the coding sequence ATGAAACAAAAACCTACATTAAGGTGGGCCGCTCTACGGCGCTGCCTGGCCGCGCGGCAGAGCGACTCACCTTTGAGTCTGAAACAATTATCACTCGGTATCACGCTCTGCCTGCTAACGATGGGCAGCTATGCCCAATCGCTTGTAGATGACAAACCTTCCAACAATACATTTTCCCTGGCGGGCGTGGTGATCTGTGTTGATCCCAGGGACGAAGCACTGGTGCAGCAGGCTGCGAAATGCCTGCAACAGGATATTGAAATGGTAACCGGTGTGAAGCCATCCATTTCTTCCGGCATCACCCAACAACCTGTCATCATCATTGGTACGTTGGCCAGCAGTTCGCTCATCAAAGCTGCCGGTAAAGAGCGTAAGCTCCCGCTGACGGCTTTACAAAACAAATGGGAAGGGTACCTGATACAAACAGCCGGCAATCGTATTGTGATCGCGGGCAGCGACAGAAGGGGCGCAGCCTATGGGGTATTTGAGCTGTCCAAGCAGTTGGGGATATCTCCCTGGTACTGGTGGGCTGATGTACCGGTAATAAAGAAAAAAGATCTCTATATAAAGAAAGGGGTCACGCTGACCGATGCCCCGAAAGTAAAATACCGCGGCATCTTTATCAATGATGAGGCCCCTGCGCTCTCGGGCTGGAGCAAGGAAAAATTCGGCGGCTTCAATCACCTGTTCTATGAAAAAGTATTTGAACTTATCCTGCGCCTGAAAGGCAATTACCTGTGGCCCGCCATGTGGGGCAATGCTTTTTATGATGACGATTCACTAAATATAAAAATGGCAGACAGGTATGGTATCGTGATCGGCACTTCTCACCACGAGCCACTGATGCGGGCGCATGATGAATGGAGGCGATACGGCAAAGGCAAATGGAATTATGACAGCAATGAAGTAAAACTCAAAGAATTCTGGCGCGGTGGCATGCAGCGGGCCACTAACGAAAAGATAGTAAGCATAGGTATGCGGGGCGATGGTGATGAACCCATGAGCCGGCAAACAGCCACTGCGCTGCTGGAGCGGATCGTCAAAGACCAGCGGCAGATCATTGAAGAAGTAACGCGCAAGCCGGCCAGCGAAACACCCCAGCTATGGGCGCTGTACAAAGAAGTGCAGGACTATTATGACAAAGGTATGCGGGTACCGGATGATGTAACCTTATTGTTGTGCGATGACAACTGGGGCAATATCCGTAAGTTGCCCAAGCCGGATGAGACGCCCCGGAAAGGGGGCTATGGCATTTATTATCACTTTGATTATGTAGGCGGTCCCCGCAACTACAAATGGCTTAATACGAATCCTATTGCCCGTGTATGGGAACAAATGCACCTGGCCTGGGAATATAAGGCCCGGGAAATATGGATCGTGAATGTGGGCGATATCAAACCCATGGAGTTTCCCATTTCTTTCTTTCTTGATTATGCCTGGAACCCTGATGCCATCGGTCCTGCTGATCTGCAACGGTATACGGAACGATGGGCCGCCCGGCAATTCGGTGCTGCTTATGCCAGCCAGATCGCCGACATTATTTCCAGGTACACCAAATATAATGGCCGGCGTAAACCAGAACTGCTGGATGCGAATACGTATAGTCTTGCCACTTATGAATGGGAAAAAGTAGTTGATGATTACAACGAATTGCTCAAAAAAGCCACTGCCATTGGCCAGGCACTGCCGGCAGCCAGCCAGGACGCCTACTTCCAACTTGTGTTGCACCCGGTAAAAGCCTGCGCCAACCTCTATGAAATGTACTACAACGTTGCGCTGAATAAGGCCGCTAATGCACATGATCTTCCGGGCGCCAATATATATGCGGATAAGGTGAAGGAACTATATGCCAATGATTCCATCATCACGGCTCAATACCATAGCCTCAACAACGGGAAATGGAATCAAATGATGAGCCAAACGCATATCGGGTATACGTACTGGCAACAACCAAACCGTCAATCCATGCCGGAAGTAAAGTATATGACTGGCACTAACGCCTCCAGGCTACCGGATGGCGGTGAAAAGGATGTAAAAGTTGCCTCCATACCTGCATCAGTAACCGGCCATGTGTTTTACGAGGTAGAGCTATCGGGGGTTTCTATAGGGGCGGATCATTATACCAGGGCGATCAACACACCGGATATTAAATGGCAGGTATTATCCGATCATGGACGTACGGGTGCTGCCATTACTCCATTCCCTGTTACTGCCAAACCACAAAAACCTGGCGGCAACTCGCCGCACCTGGAATACGATATCTATACTTTCGGTAAAGGGGAGGCTTCCATCAACGCCTATTTCTCCCCTACCCTGAATTTCCACAATACGGCTGAAGGACTTCAATATGCTATTTCTGTAGATGATGAGGCGCCACAGATCATTAGTATCAACAAGGAAGACAGTAATGTAAGGACCTGGGAGAAGTGGGTAGCTAATAATATTATTATCAAAACATCCAGCCATGTGATTTCCCAACCGGGAAGGCATGTTGTGAAGTATTGGATGGTAAGCCCTGCGGTGGTGGTACAAAAACTGGTTGTGAAAACAGGTAAACAGGAAGATAGTTATTTAGGTCCACCGGAAACACGTCTGAACCGGGATTAA
- a CDS encoding endo-1,4-beta-xylanase, with amino-acid sequence MKPLAFFCLLTLLLSTGVQAQFRRMSPADSLRVDSINKATQLDYKRMLQQLNIPSTRRGPSGNPQAPDAANSDETKASPYTTLPDALVLQNGKKVTEATTWWNKRRPEIVEAFDTAVYGRTPAKTPHVEWEVVATTQEMDGDIPVVTKKLTGHVDNASWPAIKVAIQMTLTTPAQATGPVPVIMEFGFVFPPGFNPPRDTSRKAPPSWKQQLLTKGWGYAVIVPTSYQADNGAGLTQGIIGLVNKGQPRKADDWGTLKAWAWGASRALDYLETDKAVDAKRVGIEGLSRYGKAALVALAYEPRFAIGFIGSSGAGGAKILRRVFGEQVENLASSGEYHWFAGNFIRYAGPLTPNDLPVDAHELIALCAPRPVFISVGSPKVEGNWIDGKGMFVAAVHAGPVYTLLGKKDLGTTEMPPQETGVLTGELAFRQHEGGHTTGPNWPFFIDFAARYFGQGTASAANTKGLKDYYKDFFTMGVAVSPRALKSNEASLVIQQFNSLTPENALKMGPVHPKEKEYNWKDADSIVAFAQRNNMKMRGHTLCWHNQTPSWLFMDDKGAPVSKEVLLQRLKDHITTVVSRYKGKIYAWDVVNEAVSDKAGEWLRPSPWLQIIGEEYIAKAFQWAHEADPNALLFYNDYNEIGAVKRAKIIRLIQSLQAKGIPIHGIGLQAHWAVNEPSKEQLDSTLQQFSSLGLTLQITELDISVYPKEHEARASRPEDANTAFTSEREQQQLEKYKLAFGLFRKYSKHISSVTFWNISDRNSWLDNFPVRGRKDYPLLFDQSLQPKKAFWEVTRL; translated from the coding sequence ATGAAGCCCCTTGCTTTTTTTTGCCTACTTACTTTACTACTTTCAACTGGTGTGCAGGCACAATTCAGAAGGATGTCACCTGCCGACAGTCTGCGTGTAGACAGCATCAACAAAGCCACGCAGCTTGATTATAAACGAATGTTGCAGCAATTGAACATCCCTTCTACGAGGCGTGGCCCATCGGGCAATCCACAAGCGCCTGATGCCGCCAATTCGGATGAAACCAAGGCCTCCCCCTATACCACCCTGCCCGACGCGCTGGTGCTGCAAAACGGCAAGAAGGTAACGGAGGCAACAACCTGGTGGAATAAACGCCGCCCGGAAATTGTGGAAGCATTCGATACCGCCGTCTATGGCCGCACACCTGCGAAAACACCCCACGTAGAGTGGGAGGTCGTGGCCACTACCCAGGAGATGGATGGCGATATACCGGTGGTAACCAAAAAGCTGACGGGTCATGTAGACAATGCTTCCTGGCCTGCGATAAAAGTAGCTATACAAATGACCCTCACCACGCCTGCGCAGGCAACAGGACCTGTGCCAGTGATCATGGAATTTGGTTTTGTATTTCCGCCAGGATTCAATCCGCCCCGCGATACTTCAAGGAAAGCCCCACCCAGCTGGAAACAACAACTGCTGACCAAAGGATGGGGATATGCCGTGATCGTGCCCACCAGCTACCAGGCAGATAACGGCGCCGGTTTAACGCAGGGTATCATTGGCCTGGTCAATAAAGGACAGCCACGCAAGGCAGACGACTGGGGCACGTTAAAAGCATGGGCCTGGGGCGCCAGCCGGGCATTGGATTACCTGGAGACAGACAAGGCAGTAGATGCCAAACGCGTAGGCATTGAGGGATTATCAAGATATGGAAAGGCGGCGCTGGTGGCTTTGGCTTATGAGCCCAGGTTTGCTATTGGGTTTATTGGCTCTTCGGGCGCCGGCGGCGCCAAGATCCTTCGCCGGGTATTTGGTGAACAAGTGGAGAACCTGGCATCTTCGGGCGAGTACCATTGGTTTGCCGGCAATTTTATCCGGTATGCAGGTCCGCTGACACCCAATGACCTGCCGGTAGATGCGCACGAGTTGATCGCACTCTGTGCACCGCGACCTGTATTCATCAGTGTAGGTTCACCCAAGGTAGAAGGGAACTGGATCGATGGTAAAGGCATGTTTGTGGCCGCCGTTCATGCAGGTCCTGTCTATACCCTGCTCGGCAAAAAAGATCTTGGCACTACCGAAATGCCGCCACAGGAAACAGGTGTGCTGACTGGTGAACTTGCTTTCCGGCAACACGAAGGTGGCCATACCACGGGCCCCAACTGGCCTTTCTTTATTGACTTTGCGGCCAGGTATTTCGGGCAGGGTACTGCTTCCGCCGCCAATACAAAGGGCTTAAAGGATTATTACAAGGACTTCTTCACCATGGGTGTTGCTGTTTCCCCGCGTGCTTTGAAAAGCAATGAAGCTTCCCTGGTCATACAACAGTTCAACAGCCTTACGCCGGAGAATGCGCTGAAGATGGGGCCTGTTCATCCAAAGGAGAAAGAATACAACTGGAAAGATGCTGACTCCATCGTAGCGTTTGCACAACGCAACAATATGAAAATGCGCGGGCATACGCTGTGCTGGCATAACCAAACCCCTTCCTGGCTTTTTATGGACGATAAAGGCGCGCCTGTGAGCAAGGAAGTATTGCTGCAAAGACTGAAGGACCATATCACCACGGTGGTAAGCCGTTATAAAGGGAAGATATATGCCTGGGATGTAGTGAATGAAGCTGTTTCGGATAAAGCCGGCGAATGGCTGCGCCCATCTCCCTGGCTGCAGATCATTGGTGAGGAATATATTGCCAAAGCATTTCAATGGGCGCATGAAGCAGATCCCAATGCCCTGTTGTTTTACAATGACTATAATGAGATCGGCGCCGTCAAAAGAGCAAAGATCATCCGGCTCATCCAATCATTACAAGCGAAAGGCATTCCTATTCATGGTATTGGCTTGCAAGCGCATTGGGCTGTTAACGAACCCTCCAAAGAACAACTGGACAGCACCCTGCAACAATTCAGCAGCCTTGGCCTTACACTCCAGATCACGGAACTGGATATATCTGTTTATCCCAAAGAACACGAAGCAAGGGCTAGCAGACCGGAAGATGCCAACACGGCCTTTACATCCGAACGGGAACAACAGCAATTGGAAAAATACAAACTGGCTTTCGGGCTGTTCAGGAAATACAGCAAACATATCAGCAGCGTTACCTTCTGGAATATTTCCGACCGGAACAGCTGGCTGGATAATTTTCCGGTAAGAGGCAGAAAGGATTATCCGCTGCTGTTTGACCAAAGCCTGCAGCCCAAGAAAGCTTTTTGGGAAGTGACGCGGTTGTAG
- a CDS encoding SusC/RagA family TonB-linked outer membrane protein, which translates to MKKTQNRKRFILQRLLQEKMTAMVFLLLLSCLAGTEAFAQNTVKGKITTNTGDPVVGASIVVKGTANGTNTGADGSFSIAAAKGATLVVSSVGYTTKEITVGDNNTIDIRLATATGDLDQVIVVGYGTQRKEAITGSVASIGGEKMREVPSPNISQALQGRMAGVDIAQTSTRPGATMQIRIRGTRSLSADNNPLIVLDGIPFIGSLADINPNDIKSIDVLKDASATAIYGSRGANGVLIITTEKGSKNRKPRINYSGYVGAQKVFAKYPMMDGPQFVKLRTLIAATPGAIQYPNGLDESNDVNTDWQDLFYQTGIVTDHNISLSGGTETGSYNFGGGYYLNQGVIPTQQYKRYSLRGSIDQQVGKYVRVGFTTNSNFNQTEGSQVGLYNTLSMTPISSPYNADGTLKRGIRMSVDNQYIYTKDNVKALRDNDQWLNETRGYATYNAVYAEVKAPWVDGLKYRVNLGLDYIQTNNGAYTGAGVGDALTATTPSAASIDNRNTVHYTLENLLFYDRSFGKHTINAVALYSVEQQKYNRSNVAARDVPADALEYYNLGQASGAITVDPANQDYQLWGLMSAMGRVMYSYDNRYMISATVRSDASSRLAPGHKWHTYPAVSVGWNITNESFMRNAPIINNLKLRAGYGQTSNQAIAPYATLGRLDTRPYNFGPTSYSTGFFVSQLPNPNLGWEFSKTLNIGLDFSLLKNRLSGTIEYYVTKTEDILLGLGLPPTSGVSGYTANIGSTENKGFEFSLNGTILDDLNGWTWEMGANVYVNNNKLVSLASGQTRDEGNWWFVGHNINAIFDYEKIGLWQKEDQYLNVLEPGGNIGMIKVKYTGGFKADGTPERAIGTADRQIMDVDPDFQGGFNTRVSYKGFDLGVVGFFRSGGILFSTIHGSNGYLNLLSGRRNNIDVDYWTPENTGAKYPKPGGIIASDNPKYGSTLSYFDGSFLKIRTITLGYDFNRTLLKRSPVKMRMYFTAQNPFVLFSPFHKESGMDPETNSFGNENASVNLSQNLRRILTVGYNTPATRNYIVGVNLTF; encoded by the coding sequence ATGAAAAAAACTCAAAACCGAAAAAGGTTTATCCTGCAAAGGCTGTTGCAGGAAAAAATGACTGCTATGGTTTTCCTGCTTTTACTTTCCTGTCTGGCAGGAACAGAAGCATTCGCTCAAAATACCGTCAAGGGTAAAATAACAACCAACACCGGAGACCCCGTTGTGGGCGCTTCAATAGTCGTAAAAGGAACTGCCAACGGCACCAATACCGGTGCAGACGGCAGTTTTTCCATTGCGGCAGCTAAGGGTGCCACGCTGGTGGTTTCGAGCGTTGGCTATACCACCAAAGAAATTACCGTGGGTGATAATAATACCATTGATATACGACTGGCTACCGCAACAGGTGATCTTGACCAGGTAATAGTAGTGGGGTATGGCACCCAGCGAAAAGAAGCGATCACCGGTTCTGTTGCTTCCATTGGCGGAGAGAAAATGCGGGAAGTGCCTTCGCCCAATATCTCACAGGCCCTGCAGGGACGTATGGCTGGCGTGGATATTGCACAAACCTCCACCCGGCCGGGAGCTACTATGCAGATCCGTATCCGTGGTACACGGTCACTGAGCGCTGATAACAATCCATTGATCGTATTGGATGGTATCCCCTTTATCGGATCACTGGCCGACATCAACCCGAATGATATTAAAAGCATCGATGTACTAAAGGACGCCTCGGCCACGGCCATCTACGGTTCGCGGGGCGCCAACGGTGTCTTAATTATTACAACAGAAAAAGGATCTAAGAACAGAAAACCCCGCATCAACTACAGCGGATATGTTGGCGCACAGAAAGTCTTTGCCAAATATCCCATGATGGATGGACCTCAGTTTGTAAAACTCCGTACGCTGATCGCTGCTACCCCTGGTGCCATTCAATACCCCAACGGGCTGGATGAGTCCAACGATGTCAATACCGACTGGCAGGACCTGTTCTACCAAACAGGCATCGTAACCGATCACAACATCAGCCTTTCCGGCGGCACCGAGACCGGCAGCTACAACTTTGGAGGAGGTTACTACCTCAACCAGGGTGTGATCCCCACCCAGCAATACAAGCGTTATTCACTGCGGGGTTCAATAGATCAGCAGGTGGGTAAATATGTGCGGGTTGGCTTCACCACCAATAGCAATTTTAACCAAACCGAAGGGAGTCAGGTAGGCTTGTACAATACATTAAGCATGACGCCTATTTCCTCTCCGTATAATGCTGATGGCACTTTGAAAAGAGGCATACGGATGTCGGTAGACAACCAGTATATCTATACAAAAGACAATGTGAAAGCCTTAAGGGATAATGATCAATGGCTGAATGAAACACGCGGTTATGCCACTTACAATGCCGTTTATGCAGAAGTAAAAGCGCCGTGGGTGGATGGATTGAAGTACAGGGTAAACCTGGGATTGGATTACATCCAAACCAATAACGGCGCTTATACCGGCGCCGGGGTGGGCGATGCACTTACTGCCACTACGCCTTCCGCTGCTTCTATCGATAACAGGAACACAGTGCACTATACACTGGAAAACCTGTTATTTTATGATCGCAGTTTTGGTAAGCATACCATCAACGCAGTGGCCTTGTATTCTGTGGAGCAACAGAAATACAACAGGTCAAACGTGGCGGCAAGAGATGTCCCTGCCGATGCCCTTGAATATTATAACCTGGGACAGGCCAGTGGTGCAATAACAGTGGATCCTGCCAACCAGGATTACCAGTTGTGGGGCCTCATGTCGGCCATGGGACGTGTGATGTACTCTTATGATAACCGTTATATGATCTCGGCAACGGTGCGGTCCGATGCTTCTTCCAGGCTGGCGCCCGGACACAAGTGGCATACCTATCCCGCTGTATCGGTGGGTTGGAATATCACCAACGAATCATTTATGCGGAACGCGCCCATTATCAATAACCTGAAATTGCGTGCCGGCTATGGACAAACCTCCAACCAGGCGATTGCGCCTTATGCTACCCTGGGCCGGTTGGACACAAGGCCTTACAATTTTGGGCCCACCAGTTATTCAACAGGGTTCTTTGTTTCCCAACTGCCCAATCCTAATCTGGGATGGGAGTTCTCCAAGACTTTGAACATTGGCCTTGACTTCTCTTTGCTCAAAAACCGTTTGTCCGGTACTATTGAGTATTATGTCACCAAGACCGAAGACATCCTCTTAGGTCTGGGCCTGCCACCCACTTCCGGCGTGTCTGGTTATACAGCCAACATTGGTTCAACTGAAAACAAGGGATTCGAATTCTCGCTGAATGGTACCATCCTTGACGACCTGAATGGCTGGACCTGGGAGATGGGTGCTAACGTCTATGTAAACAACAACAAACTGGTATCGCTTGCTTCCGGGCAAACCCGCGATGAGGGCAACTGGTGGTTTGTAGGCCACAATATCAATGCGATCTTCGATTATGAAAAAATAGGTCTCTGGCAAAAAGAAGACCAATACCTGAATGTGTTGGAGCCAGGTGGTAACATAGGAATGATCAAGGTAAAGTATACCGGTGGCTTTAAAGCAGATGGTACGCCCGAGAGAGCGATCGGTACTGCCGACAGGCAGATCATGGATGTAGATCCCGATTTCCAGGGCGGTTTCAATACCCGCGTATCCTACAAAGGATTTGACCTGGGTGTGGTTGGTTTCTTCAGAAGTGGCGGTATTCTCTTCAGTACCATTCACGGTTCAAATGGCTATCTTAATTTGTTGAGCGGACGCCGCAACAATATAGATGTAGACTACTGGACACCAGAAAATACAGGCGCCAAGTATCCCAAACCAGGTGGCATTATCGCCAGTGATAACCCCAAATATGGCAGTACCCTCAGTTACTTCGATGGCTCTTTCCTGAAGATACGCACCATTACACTGGGCTACGATTTCAACAGGACCCTGCTTAAAAGGTCGCCTGTTAAAATGAGGATGTACTTTACAGCGCAAAACCCTTTTGTCCTGTTCTCGCCATTCCACAAAGAATCGGGTATGGATCCTGAGACCAACTCATTCGGAAATGAGAATGCGTCGGTAAACCTCAGTCAAAACCTGAGACGTATCCTGACCGTAGGGTATAATACACCGGCCACCCGCAACTACATTGTAGGCGTTAATTTGACATTTTAA
- a CDS encoding SDR family NAD(P)-dependent oxidoreductase, producing the protein MTATHPKTAIVTGGGSGLGFAIASTFVQNGIQTIIAGRDKKKLDAAQQQLGELCIAKACDVSDLASLPGFVQQIIQTYGQIDILVNNAGINMKKDFTEVTDEDFQQVILTNLTSVFSLSREVVKHMLPRQTGCIINISSMAAQYGLPKVIAYSASKTAIDGMTRAMAVELSPNGIRVNAIAPGFIYSEMTAKALDSDPERKAKVFGRTPMGIMGQATDIGNAAYFLASDAAKFITGVVLPVDGGNSIGF; encoded by the coding sequence ATGACAGCAACGCACCCCAAAACAGCCATCGTGACCGGAGGGGGTTCAGGCCTTGGCTTCGCCATTGCCTCCACCTTTGTACAGAACGGTATTCAAACGATTATTGCCGGCCGGGATAAAAAGAAATTAGACGCTGCACAACAACAACTGGGTGAACTCTGTATCGCCAAGGCCTGTGATGTATCGGACCTAGCTTCCCTACCCGGCTTTGTACAACAGATCATTCAGACATACGGCCAGATCGATATTCTCGTGAACAATGCCGGCATCAATATGAAGAAGGATTTCACCGAGGTAACGGATGAGGATTTTCAACAGGTGATCCTCACCAATCTCACCTCGGTATTCTCGCTGAGCCGGGAAGTAGTCAAACACATGTTGCCCAGGCAAACCGGGTGCATTATCAATATCAGTTCTATGGCAGCACAATACGGCTTGCCGAAGGTGATTGCTTATTCGGCCAGCAAAACAGCTATTGATGGCATGACCCGGGCCATGGCGGTGGAACTTTCGCCCAATGGTATCCGCGTCAATGCCATTGCGCCTGGTTTCATCTATTCTGAAATGACGGCGAAAGCCCTGGACAGTGATCCTGAAAGAAAAGCAAAGGTCTTTGGCCGCACGCCCATGGGCATCATGGGACAAGCCACCGATATCGGGAACGCTGCATACTTCCTGGCCAGTGATGCGGCCAAATTTATTACAGGTGTTGTATTGCCGGTAGACGGTGGAAACAGTATTGGTTTTTAG
- a CDS encoding LacI family DNA-binding transcriptional regulator: MKQKKEVTIHDIAKKLALSSATVSRALQDNPTINKKTRIRVQEAARLLGYRRNIFASSLRKQQTNTIGLIVHELRSNFITSVLAGIERITSEAGYDLIIAHSSESFKKEAANAANLFHKRVDGLIASLAFDTIGLDHYSLFQDKGIPVVFFDRVEERSESTKVIIDNYQCGYQATKHLIEQGCRRIVMVTASLERNVYVQRFMGYKAALADSGLPFDEQHLLIKDLSEKCGVEAARQILDMAPLPDGAFITNDFSAAVCMQHLKEQGVRIPEDIAVVGFNNDTIGRIVEPSLTTIDYRGQDMGEIAARSLVNHLQGITNIRHTNTIVIRSDLIIRKSSLRSGTF, encoded by the coding sequence ATGAAACAGAAGAAAGAGGTTACGATCCATGATATTGCCAAAAAACTCGCCCTGTCGTCCGCCACGGTAAGCAGGGCATTGCAGGATAATCCCACCATCAACAAAAAAACCAGGATAAGGGTACAGGAAGCGGCGCGGTTGCTGGGATACCGGCGTAATATCTTTGCCAGCAGCCTCCGGAAGCAACAGACCAATACGATTGGTTTGATCGTCCATGAATTGAGAAGTAACTTCATTACATCGGTATTGGCAGGTATTGAAAGGATCACTTCGGAAGCGGGCTATGATCTTATCATTGCCCACTCTTCCGAAAGCTTTAAAAAAGAGGCCGCCAATGCAGCCAATCTTTTCCATAAAAGAGTGGACGGCCTTATTGCCTCCCTGGCATTCGATACCATCGGGCTGGACCACTATTCATTATTCCAGGACAAGGGTATACCGGTGGTATTCTTTGACCGGGTGGAAGAACGATCGGAAAGCACGAAAGTGATCATCGATAATTACCAATGTGGCTACCAGGCCACCAAACACCTGATAGAGCAAGGTTGCCGGCGGATCGTAATGGTGACTGCCAGCCTGGAACGCAACGTATATGTGCAACGTTTTATGGGCTATAAAGCTGCGCTGGCCGACAGCGGCTTGCCCTTCGATGAGCAGCACCTGCTCATCAAGGATCTCAGTGAAAAATGCGGAGTAGAAGCGGCGCGGCAGATACTGGACATGGCCCCCTTGCCCGATGGGGCATTTATCACCAATGATTTCTCAGCCGCCGTGTGCATGCAACATTTGAAAGAACAGGGCGTACGTATTCCGGAAGACATTGCGGTAGTAGGTTTTAATAATGATACGATTGGCAGGATTGTTGAGCCCTCCTTAACTACCATTGATTACCGGGGTCAGGATATGGGTGAGATTGCCGCCAGGAGCCTGGTCAATCACCTGCAGGGCATAACCAATATCAGGCATACCAATACCATTGTGATCCGTTCGGACCTTATTATCCGTAAGTCCTCTTTGAGAAGCGGCACTTTCTGA